One Streptomyces sp. NBC_01217 genomic region harbors:
- the hisI gene encoding phosphoribosyl-AMP cyclohydrolase, with protein MTSEPTPSTPPPSGNLDPAIAARLKRGADGLVPAIAQQYDTGEVLMLGWMDDEALHRTLTTGRCTYWSRSRQEYWVKGDTSGHIQQVKSVALDCDADTVLVKVDQTGAACHTGDRTCFDADVLPLTQ; from the coding sequence ATGACCAGCGAGCCCACGCCCAGCACTCCGCCGCCGTCCGGCAACCTCGACCCGGCCATCGCGGCCCGCCTCAAGCGCGGTGCCGACGGCCTCGTCCCGGCCATCGCCCAGCAGTACGACACCGGCGAGGTGCTGATGCTCGGCTGGATGGATGACGAGGCCCTGCACCGCACCCTCACCACCGGCCGCTGCACCTACTGGTCCCGCAGCCGCCAGGAGTACTGGGTCAAGGGCGACACCTCGGGCCACATCCAGCAGGTCAAGTCCGTCGCCCTGGACTGCGACGCCGACACCGTCCTCGTCAAGGTCGACCAGACGGGTGCCGCCTGCCACACCGGCGACCGCACCTGCTTCGACGCCGACGTCCTTCCGCTCACGCAGTAG